In Flavobacteriales bacterium, the genomic window CGCTGTCATTCGATTGTGTCACAATCGCAACACCACTGTTTGTAAGATGCTGAACCATTTCCCGAATTTACCGTAAGAACACCTATTATTTTGGCACCCTGTATCAATCATTGAACTTCAGGGGCGTGTGGTATTTAATGCACCAATCCTTGCAAAAACCTGCTTATGAGTGAAGATATCCTCCGCTCCCTGATGCAACTTTTCGCCGTTATCGCCAAGCAGGATGACGGGCTTACGGAAAAGGAACGATCCTATGTACGCGGATTTCTCGAGCAGGAATTGCCCCAGGAAATGGTGGAGGAATATTTCCAAATGTTCGAAAACCTGGCAGCGGATGAAGCCGAAGGTGCGGATGGAAAACCTAAAAAAAGAAAGCTCACTTCCGTCGGTGATTCGGTAAGAACGATCGGTATCTGTAAACAGATCAATAGTGTTCTTACCCAAAAGCAAAAGGTGATCGTACTGGTGCGCCTGTTCGAATTCGTAAGCTCCGACCGCAATTTCTCCGAACAACGCATGGCCATTATTGATATGGTGGCCGGTGTATTCAACATCAGCAATGAAGAATTCAAGCTGATCCAGTCTTTCATTACGCATGATGAGCCCTCTCAACTCAACGAGCACTTTCTGCTCATCATCGGTTACAATAGGAACCAACCCGGTAAGCAGGTCAAATTCATCAACTATGAGCCGCTGCGCAATGCAAGTCTCATCATCCTGAAAGTACCGAGCATCAATCTGTATTTTCTGAGGTTCATCGGCTTCGAGGATGTTCGTTTGAATGACATGACCCTGCGAAATGATCGCATTTATCTTTTTGCAAACAGCAGTACCATCCGCTCTTCCAACAGCCGTCCCATTTATTTTAATGACGTGACCTCCCGCTTCCTGGAGGGGTTTACATCGATCAAGCTTTCTTATGCGGTAGACCATGTGAACTTCCGTTTCCCGAACGGCAAAATAGGTTTACATGACATTAACCTGACGGAGGGCCCTGGCAAACTAGTGGCCATCATGGGATCCAGCGGTGCAGGTAAAACCACTTTATTGAATGTGCTTTCCGGAATCGAAAAACCGTCATCCGGTGAGGTCAGGATCAATGGTATCAACATTCACCATGAGAGCAAGCGCATTGAGGGAGTGATCGGGCTTGTACCTCAGGACAACCTTCTGATTGAAGAACTCACGGTTTATCAGAACCTGTACTTCAACGCACAACTTTGTTTCCGTGACCTCACCCGTAAGGAGATCCGTAAAAAGGTAGACAATGTATTGGAAAACCTGGGGTTGACGGCCGTAAAGGATCTCATTGTAGGAAATGAACTGAATAAGGTGATCAGCGGCGGGCAACGCAAAAGGCTGAACATCGGTCTTGAACTTATCCGTGAGCCATCTGTGCTGTTCCTGGATGAGCCTACATCCGGACTGTCGTCACTGGATTCTGAGAATGTCATGGATCTCCTGCGTGAGTTGACCCTGAAAGGTAAATTGATCTTTGTGGTGATCCATCAGCCTTCATCAGAGATTTATAAAATGCTGGATAAGATCCTCTTTATAGACAAAGGCGGACACCTCATTTACTACGGAAATCCCGTTGAAGCTGTTTCCTACTTCAAGGAGCAGGATCATCAGATCAATGTCAAACCGGACCTGTCAACCATCCGGCCGGATGAGATCTTCAGTATTGTTGAATCCAGGGTTGTGAATGAATACGGTGAACTGACGGACCAGCGCAAGATCACACCGGAAGAATGGGAGTCCCGCTTCAGGGCTAAAGTAGAACCGGAACCGATCACCGAAGTGGATGAAAATCCTCCCAAGGAATTTTATGTACCTGCCAAACTCAAACAGGCACTTATCTTTCTGAAACGCGACCTCTTCTCGAAACTCAGCAACCGGCAATACCTCCTGATCACTATGCTGGAGGCTCCCCTGCTGGCGTTGTTCCTGTCGTTTATCGTCACCTACATCGACAACCCCGACACAAGTCAGTACATCTATCGCAACAATGAGAATATACCGGCCTATATATTCATGACCGTGATCGTTTCTCTCTTTGTAGGTCTGATCGTAAGTGCTGAAGAACTTTTTAAAGACCGGAAGATCCTTCAGCGTGAAAAATTCCTTCACCTGAGCAGAAGCTCCTACCTGCTGTCCAAGATCATGATCTTATTCAGTATATCCGCCCTGCAAGCATTAATGTTCGTATGGATTGGCAACAGCATTATCGGGATCAAGGGAATGTTCTGGGAGTACTGGTTAATGGTCTTTACGCTGTCTTCCCTCGCCAATCTCCTCGGTCTGAACCTTTCTTCTGCGATGAATTCTGCGGTGGCCATTTACGTGATCATTCCCCTGCTGATCATTCCGCAAATGATACTCGGTGGCGCCATGTTCAGTTTTGAGAACCTGAACCGCGCGATTGGCGGGGGCTACCGTGTTCCGTTGATTGCCCAGTTCATGCCTGCCAGATGGGGATATGAAGGATTGGTGGTGAATCAGTTTGTGAACAACAGATATCAAAAACTCTTCTATGAAGTAGAAAAGAAAGAAAGTCAATTCGATTTCAAGCAAAGCTATTTTGTAACGGAGATCACCAGGATACTGGATCAATCCGAGAAACAGATCAATGAAGGTATCGCTGATCAGCAGACACAAAGCCTGCTCAATGTCGCCAGGAATGAGATCAACCTGGAGGTTATCTCCAACCCAAAGCTGAAAGCGGTTGACCTCAGCGGCCTTGACATTGATAATTACAAGCCCGCTTCGTTCGAGACTGCACGTTCCACGCTGGAAAAAATAAGCGCTGAGTACACACTGGCCTACAATTCCCAGATCATGAGGAAGGAATTGATTCTGAGCAACCTCTCAGCCAATACCGAAAAGGATTCCCTGTTAAAAAAACTTCGCGACGATTATTACAATGATTATCTGGCGGATGTGGTCAAGAAGCGTTTTGCCAAATACAAGGTGGTGATCCGGAATGAAAGACTGCTGCAGGTCAACGACCCCATATACCGCGATGCCAGGGCGGAGACCGGATACTTCTCCGTTTCAAGTCCCT contains:
- a CDS encoding ATP-binding cassette domain-containing protein is translated as MSEDILRSLMQLFAVIAKQDDGLTEKERSYVRGFLEQELPQEMVEEYFQMFENLAADEAEGADGKPKKRKLTSVGDSVRTIGICKQINSVLTQKQKVIVLVRLFEFVSSDRNFSEQRMAIIDMVAGVFNISNEEFKLIQSFITHDEPSQLNEHFLLIIGYNRNQPGKQVKFINYEPLRNASLIILKVPSINLYFLRFIGFEDVRLNDMTLRNDRIYLFANSSTIRSSNSRPIYFNDVTSRFLEGFTSIKLSYAVDHVNFRFPNGKIGLHDINLTEGPGKLVAIMGSSGAGKTTLLNVLSGIEKPSSGEVRINGINIHHESKRIEGVIGLVPQDNLLIEELTVYQNLYFNAQLCFRDLTRKEIRKKVDNVLENLGLTAVKDLIVGNELNKVISGGQRKRLNIGLELIREPSVLFLDEPTSGLSSLDSENVMDLLRELTLKGKLIFVVIHQPSSEIYKMLDKILFIDKGGHLIYYGNPVEAVSYFKEQDHQINVKPDLSTIRPDEIFSIVESRVVNEYGELTDQRKITPEEWESRFRAKVEPEPITEVDENPPKEFYVPAKLKQALIFLKRDLFSKLSNRQYLLITMLEAPLLALFLSFIVTYIDNPDTSQYIYRNNENIPAYIFMTVIVSLFVGLIVSAEELFKDRKILQREKFLHLSRSSYLLSKIMILFSISALQALMFVWIGNSIIGIKGMFWEYWLMVFTLSSLANLLGLNLSSAMNSAVAIYVIIPLLIIPQMILGGAMFSFENLNRAIGGGYRVPLIAQFMPARWGYEGLVVNQFVNNRYQKLFYEVEKKESQFDFKQSYFVTEITRILDQSEKQINEGIADQQTQSLLNVARNEINLEVISNPKLKAVDLSGLDIDNYKPASFETARSTLEKISAEYTLAYNSQIMRKELILSNLSANTEKDSLLKKLRDDYYNDYLADVVKKRFAKYKVVIRNERLLQVNDPIYRDARAETGYFSVSSPFFTPKKHLFGTLTDTFYFNLVALWALTLFLYITLYYEWLRRLVQFFEGFRMGQRSPVLPKTTRTSVAGTSANPETEAGKHE